In one Tripterygium wilfordii isolate XIE 37 chromosome 22, ASM1340144v1, whole genome shotgun sequence genomic region, the following are encoded:
- the LOC119991950 gene encoding osmotin-like protein yields MASPSLLLAFTLLALWPLGHASLMLTLVNNCPYTVWPAIQPNAGHPVIENGGFALSSLTHRSFPAPTQYWTGRIWARTCCNYADDHFSCATGDCGNRLECNGLGGVPPATLVQFTLHHGDTDLSSYGVSLVDGFNIPMTVTPHEGKGVCPVVGCKANLLDTCPDELKVRSPSGQGAVVACKSACEAFNTDEFCCRNNYNSPETCRGSSFSEFFKRACPATFTYAYDTPSLMHECSSPRELKVIFCN; encoded by the coding sequence ATGGCTTCTCCTTCTCTGCTTCTCGCTTTCACTCTCCTAGCTCTGTGGCCACTCGGTCACGCTTCGCTCATGCTCACACTAGTCAATAACTGCCCCTACACGGTTTGGCCAGCAATCCAACCCAACGCGGGCCACCCGGTTATTGAAAATGGAGGGTTCGCTCTCTCCAGCCTGACCCACCGCTCCTTCCCCGCCCCGACCCAGTATTGGACGGGCCGGATCTGGGCCCGTACATGTTGTAACTATGCCGATGACCACTTCTCCTGCGCCACAGGTGATTGTGGCAACCGCCTCGAGTGCAACGGCCTCGGTGGGGTCCCCCCAGCAACTCTCGTTCAGTTCACTCTCCACCACGGCGACACGGACCTTTCCTCGTACGGTGTTAGCCTGGTGGACGGTTTTAACATCCCCATGACTGTGACTCCACACGAAGGAAAGGGCGTTTGTCCTGTTGTGGGCTGCAAGGCTAATTTGCTTGACACGTGTCCTGACGAGTTGAAGGTTCGGTCACCGTCTGGTCAGGGGGCGGTGGTGGCGTGTAAGAGCGCATGCGAGGCGTTTAACACGGACGAGTTCTGTTGCAGGAATAATTACAATAGCCCAGAGACGTGTAGGGGTTCAAGCTTCTCGGAGTTCTTCAAGCGTGCTTGTCCTGCCACGTTTACTTATGCCTACGATACTCCATCTCTTATGCATGAATGTTCCTCTCCACGTGAGCTTAAGGTCATATTCTGTAACTAG
- the LOC119990399 gene encoding inner membrane protein PPF-1, chloroplastic-like, with protein MAKTLISSPSFIGTPLPSISRHGLPHRRLVSTRVKLSFHEIPPIHSMVSSIDFNVVVRKAEGLLYTLADAAVAVDSAADAAAPQKNGGWFGFISDGMEVVLKVLKDGLSAVHLPYAYGFAIILLTVIVKAATYPLTKQQVESTMAMQNLQPKIKAIQQRYAGNQEKIQLETSRLYRQAGVNPLAGCLPTLATIPVWIGLYQALSNVANEGLLTEGFFWIPSLGGPTTIAARQSGSGISWLIPFVDGHPPLGWHDTIAYLVLPVLLVVSQYVSMELMKPPQTDDPAQKNSLLVLKFLPLMIGYFSLSVPSGLSIYWFTNNVLSTAQQVWLRKLGGATPVVNENASGIITAGRAKRSASQPVLSGDRFRQLKDEEKRKNLSKALPAEEIQALDSVSDSGVDSDEDKDKDEEVLEEAYASNTSKQVPNVSRPKRSKRTKRKRAV; from the exons ATGGCGAAAACCCTAATTTCGTCTCCGTCGTTCATCGGCACGCCACTGCCGTCCATCTCTCGCCATGGTCTCCCTCACCGTAGACTTGTCTCCACCAGAGTTAAACTCAGCTTCCATGAGATACCTCCAATCCATTCCATGGTCTCGTCGATTGATTTCAACGTTGTTGTTAGAAAAGCCGAGGGGCTTCTCTACACACTAGCAGATGCGGCGGTCGCTGTGGATTCTGCCGCCGATGCTGCCGCGCCGCAGAAGAATGGTGGTTGGTTCGGATTTATCTCGGATGGAATGGAAGTCGTGCTCAAG GTGCTGAAGGATGGATTGAGTGCTGTTCATCTGCCATATGCATATGGGTTTGCTATTATTTTACTTACAGTTATTGTTAAGGCTGCCACGTATCCTTTGACGAAGCAGCAG GTGGAATCCACAATGGCTATGCAAAATCTTCAACCAAAGATCAAAGCCATTCAACAAAGATACGCAGGCAATCAG GAAAAAATACAACTCGAGACATCACGCTTATATAGGCAGGCCGGGGTGAATCCATTGGCAG GTTGTTTACCAACCTTGGCTACAATACCAGTCTGGATAGGTCTATATCAAGCTCTTTCCAATGTAGCAAACGAG GGATTGTTGACAGAAGGTTTCTTTTGGATCCCGTCCTTGGGTGGGCCTACCACTATTGCTGCTCGACAAAGTGGATCTGGCATTTCTTGGCTTATTCCATTTGTG GATGGACATCCACCATTGGGTTGGCACGACACTATTGCGTACCTTGTTTTACCTGTCCTCCTTGTTGTTTCTCAGTATGTTTCAATGGAGCTGATGAAGCCTCCACAG ACAGATGATCCGGCTCAGAAGAACTCGCTTCTGGTTTTGAAGTTCCTACCTCTGATGATTGGTTACTTTTCCTTGTCTGTTCCATCAGGATTGTCAATATACTG GTTTACAAACAATGTCCTAAGCACAGCTCAACAAGTATGGTTACGCAAATTAGGGGGTGCTACGCCTGTTGTTAATGAGAACGCGAGTGGCATCATCACTGCAGGACGTGCAAAAAGATCAGCTTCTCAGCCAGTACTGTCTGGAGACAG ATTCAGACAGTTAAAAGAcgaggagaagagaaaaaatTTGAGCAAGGCATTGCCAGCGGAAGAGATTCAAGCCCTGGATTCTGTATCTGATTCTGGTGTGGACTCAGATGAAGATAAGGACAAG GATGAGGAGGTTCTAGAAGAGGCGTATGCTTCTAATACAAGCAAGCAGGTTCCCAATGTTTCTCGGCCAAAGAGAAGCAAGCGAACAAAGCGGAAACGTGCTGTATAA